In Fragaria vesca subsp. vesca linkage group LG5, FraVesHawaii_1.0, whole genome shotgun sequence, the genomic stretch ATTTGAATTTGATACTGTAATGTTGCCTTCCCATTGAAATTGATCCCAAGTTTCACAATGAAGATGCGAACAACAACTCAACAACTAACAGGTAGCTGATCCCAAATGGAAGAAGTGATGATGTGAGAAATGAGAATTGGGAGAAACTAAAATTAGTTTAGCCTTGTGTTTCAACTTGCCTAAAACCCCCAGCAAGTGCCCATTGGATTTGTTGTTATAAAAACAGCACCTTGAAAAATTGGTGAGAGAGCAAAGCATTTGCATGACTTCTTCTCTCTCTTCTCTACTTCTCTTCTGGACCTGACTCACTGACCTGTGCTTTGCTTATAAACAAGGGCAGAGACAGAGAGAGAGAAGCATTGGAGTTTGCTCAATTTGGGTTTGACATAATCGCCCACATTCATTCAATTTTCTTCTTTCTTTAAAGGCTCGAGCTTTGGAGCCTCCGAAGAGAGAAGGGTCTCTCTCTGTGTCTCCGCCAATTCAATTCATGGGTTTCGTCTACTGCTGTCATTGCATGCTTCTCTTTCTCATTTATTAGCTCAAAGATCTCACCTTTCCAATCTCTCCGCCCTTTCAATCGTTCTGGGTCTTCTGCGTTTTCAGAGCGTTGTGTAAATGGCCAATGCATCTGGGTTCTTTACTACTCCTTCAGTTCCCAGCCTGAGGAGGAAGGTTCAGCCTTCATTAGCCATTTTTGGATCTGGGTTTCGCTCCCCTGAGGGATTCTCCAGGAGGGTAGTGTTCTGCTCCAGCGTTGAGAAGCAAGCTGGAGCTTCCTCCTCTACTGAATCTAGAGCACCCAGGTCGGTTCACTACTTCACTTCCCTATTTTCCTTAGCCCCTTCTTGCTTAATGGTTTGGGTTGTAGTTTGTAGTTGTGTTTTACTTTGACTGTTGTAGTGTTGAGCATTGGTTGGTTTTTGATTAATGATCTTGTTTGATATGGATTGCATTTGATGCAAATGTTGTTTGTTTTGATCAGTGTGATTGTTGTATGGATATCATGCCAATGAATAGGCTCTTAGTGTTTGAAAGACGGAGATTGAATTGTCAAATATGTTCAAACTATGTAGTTTTCATGTAATTGTGCTGTAAGCTTTATAATGAGCTTATGTACTGGAATTTCTGTGTTACCTGCTTTCCACTACAGAGCTTTGCCAATATTGTGGAGTCAGGATGAACAAGACACTGTTTCTAAACTTTGAGTTGTCAAGGTAGTGTCATCGAGGCTCTGATTCATTACCGATCACAGGTTGTACTGGTTGGACCTTAATTGAAAGAACGATGTATTTGATGCAAATATAATTTGATGGTATTTTAGTTGGAATGCATTTTGGAGTAAGGAAGTACTGAGATCATTGCAATATTTAGTCTACTTCATTTGCCAGTTTGCTGGCCAAATTTAGTAGTGACGTCTGTTCACATGTACAAACGATTTTGCCACAACAAAGAAGTAGGGCGTCTGGTTCTACCGAAGTTATTGTAAACTTACGTTTGAAGGTTAATCACAAGGTGTATCACTTCCTTGGTACCAAATGAGGTGTTTTTTTTTTTTTTTTTTTTTGGACAACTTAATGATATGGAGGACTAATGTCAGGGTAGATTGAAGTTCAAGAGTCCCTCTGATGTATGTCAGTTAATAGATGAGGATCCTAGCTTATCCGGCATCTGTACTGCTTTCTGCTAGAAGTGCTGACAGCAAGAAGAGGGAAAAAAAAGTCTCTGTGGGCATGAGCTTCTAGCTTATCCAGCATCTCGAATGATCTCTTTTAGAAGTGCTCAGAGTTAATTAGACTAAGCTCTGTGGAGGAGACGGACAGGCCTGAGTCGAGTCCATATTAGCAGAATATAACTACAACCTTTTTCTTTATACCAGAAGGTAGAAATCATAATTATGCCGTGCCTCTTCTCTTTCCTGTTTACAGAGTGAATTGGTATCCCGAAAGAGTGGTAAAGTGTAATATTTTCCATTTAATGGTTCTTCGATGCAGGACGTTACAGTATCATAATAAAACTTTGGGGTTGCTTATATCACTGTTTTCACATTGTATGATAGAGTTGATGGTGGATAATGGAGGAAAATTCTTCAAACTCTACCAGATCAGTTTATTCTCTTTTTTATGCTATGTGGTGTTGAAAGAGATTTTTATATTGCATGTTATGATCTGGTTATCTTATGATATGCATTTTGTTGTCTTCCCCTTGCATTTCTGTGCCTTCCCTGTATCTATGTGCTCTGTGTGATAAACAAAGCGGCCTGGAACTTTAGTCATGTTGGTATTGATATTGTATATTGGTTAGATGAATGTCAGTTCAAGCTAGTAAATGATAATCAGACTGATTGTGCATGTTCCCAATGCTTGAAAAATGTACTTTACAGGCTTGTCAGTAAAGGCTGCAAATTAGTTGGGTGTGGCTCGGCAGTACCCAGTCTTAATATTTCAAATGACGAGCTTTCAAAAATAGTAGACACTAACGATGAATGGATATCTGTTCGTACTGGGATTCGTAATCGACGAGTTATTTCAGGTCAGTTCATACACTCTGTGCATGATAATGTCATAAATTTAGTTAACTGTGAGCAGTTTGGGTTGTTTAGTTAGTTACCATGCACTGAGCCTCTTGATCCAGTGCCCAAGTTACTATCTTAGACATTGGATATGCAGTGCATGACTGTTGATATGTATTGACATCTTTAAACTATCTGAGGTGGCATACTTAATTAAGCTGAGTCTTGATTACAGTGTGCATGCTCAATATAGGAAAAGCCACTGAGCTTGATCAGTCTGTGCTTGCTCAGGGTCAACTAGGTTAGCTAGCTGCATGCATGATCCCTTTTAAAGAAAATCTGTTTAGTTATTGGCTTCGCCAATGCTATTTGGAATGCTAAAGTGATGAAGAATACGATGGGGTTTTAGCTGGTATATAATGGAGCGAGGGCTTTCTCATGGTTGCGGTTGATATTTTAACTGTTATATATTGTATCTCAATATAACCCGTACACAACAGTGCATGTGTTGTCTCTGTTAGTCATTGAGTTTATGGTGTGCTGGATATCTTAAGGTTACCTTCTCTAGACAATGACATCGTTCTAATGTGCAATTTTTACAGGCAAAGAAAGCCTAACCTTATTAGCAGCGGAGGCAGCAAAGAAAGCTCTTGAGATGGCACAGGTTGATGCTGATGATGTAGACCTAATCTTGATGTGCACCTCTACACCTGATGATCTTTTTGGCGGTGCTCCTCAGGTGTATATAATATATATATCCTTTTGTCGGTATATCATATATCTGGACTAAGTGGTCAGATCATACATATTAATGATTGAGCGTCTTATGTTATTTAAAAGATACTTCTTTTTTTCAGTTCTTATTACTTCCATTCTCTACTGGCGAGTGAGACTTTTGAGTTCGAGTTGTGAATGCATTGTTCCGAACCTTTTTTTCTTCTTCTTGGTGGGTGGTTGGGTGGGGGGAGGGTTGGGGTACATAAAACCTGACCTATGGATTTGTGGCTGCTTTTAAAGAATTGTATCTATAAAGTTATTTGCATCATATATATCTGATTATATGGATTTGATCTTTACTGGGTTTTAGTTGTCATAGTCAGGACCTGGAAACTCCAATTGATTGTTTTGTTTGACCGTTTCAGGTTTGAGCAATGTCAGTTAGGTTAATTTGTTTCTTAATATCACAGTCTCTTTTTGCATATAAAGCTACTTAGTGCCGTCTCTAGATTTGATTGTCTCTTTCCAGCATCAGGTTCTGGAGTATGAACTTGAATAAATCTTCTGGCCTGAGCTGGAGATGACTACTCTCAGTATAGTCAGTTTGTGTAGGTCCAGAACCTAGTCATGGCACAACTTAAAACTGGCAACTTGATTCTTGATGAACTTTCATCGCCTGTTTACAATATATCCTGAAAACCTCCCTATGTTCTCTCCTTTAACTAAGCTAACTTGATAATTTTTCAAGAAATCAGCTTGTATTGGCCAAGTAATCTGGTTATTGTGTGTGTTTCTTGACCTTAGCATTGCTTTTGGTGCGCTTGGCTCAAACATTTTCCAAAGCTGGGATGTCTTGTAGCAACTTTTTAGTTCTTTCCTTCGGTTTTCCCATAAAATTTTGTGCCAGTTGAGCTATTTTATTAAGATCAACTAGATAATAATTTTGTGTAACAAGATTCCACTGCCCCAGTGCTTAAGTTGATCTATTCAGTATGGTAACTGCTAGAGTTTGTAATCTCATATTATGTTGCAATTTTAGGTTCAAAAAGCACTTGGCTGCAAAAAGAACCCCTTGTCCTATGATATAACAGCTGCCTGTAGTGGATTCGTATTGGGTTTAGTATCAGCTGCTTGTCACATTAGGGGTAAGGAATTTGTTTACTTTGATGTGAGGCAACTGTTACTTCCATGTTTGATTGATTAAACTGGTTTTGCACAAACTACAGGAGGCGGATTCAAAAATGTTCTAGTTATCGGGGCTGATGCTCTTTCTCGGTTTGTTGACTGGTCTGACAGAGGAACCTGTATTCTCTTTGGGGATGCTGCCGGGGCTGTTTTAGTACAGGTGACTTTATGGCATTACCTTACAAGTAGTTGCTTGAATATTCGTGAAATCTTATTATAAACAAACTAACGGACATTCCATTGTCAATCATGCTTGTCAACAAAAGTACAGGTGACAATATATTTCATCCCACTTGTTTAACATTGCATTATTTGTAGGCCTCTGACATTGAGGAGGATTTCTTACTTGGTTTTGATGTTCATAGTGATGGTGACGGAAGCAGGCACGTGTTTTCTCCATTATTCTTTTAGTTTTCTCACCTTTTTATCAAATTGCCATATTTCAAGGTTATCCTGCTGTTTATAAATGCCGTATTTCTCAATTTTCTTCACGTACATGTGACTAATGACTGTCTCTAATTGCAGACATCTAAATGCTACATTCAAAGGAAATGAAACAGATAGTGAATTGGGTTCTAATGGTTCAGTCTTAGACTTCCCTCCAAGACGATCTTCATATTCTTGTGTTCAAATGAATGGAAAAGAAGTCTTTCGGTTTGCATGTCGAAGTGTGCCACAATCGATTGAGAATTCGCTTGCAAATGCTGGTATCCCTGCATCTAGCATTGATTGGTTACTGCTCCATCAGGTATGACAAATGATTTTTTTCACATTCCGCCAGGGACCTAGGTTTAGGTGGTTGAACGAGTTCTCTGCTCTACCTGTCAAGTAAAACTCCTGATTAATAAAAGGGGAGCGTATATATATCAAAAGGCAAAGAACTTCTACCTTATAATTTTACTGATAGAAGATGTGAGAAATCTCTCCCAATATTCATTGTAGCGAGCTTGTTGTTGTACCTTTTGTTCTGATAATGGCTATAGGATATAACAGATAATGACAGAGTTAAATGAATGCAGGCAAACCAGAGGATTCTTGATGCAGTTTCTAGTCGCTTGGATATCCCATCAGAACAGGTTATATCAAATTTGGCGAACTATGGTAACACAAGTGCCGCTTCGATTCCTTTGGCCTTAGATGAATCTGTAAGAAGTGGCAAGGTGAAACCAGGCCATACAATAGCAGCTGCAGGCTTCGGAGCAGGTCTCACGTGGGGTTCGGCTATTCTAAGATGGGGCTGAAAACCTCATCCTAGTGCCAAGATAGAAGAGTATATGCTATGAAGCGCAGTTTTGAAATTCTTGCTTCACATTTCTCGTGTATCATCATCATCATCAAATGAACAAACCTCAGCCCCCTTTTGTTTGTTTGCCTTTTTCTTACTTGGTAGCTTTGACACCTTCAATAAGATTTGTATTCTTTTCCTCCGGTCCAATAATGTATTTGTTTCTTGAGTCACAAGCCATATGTAGAATAACAATTCTGGTACCAAAACTAAGACAGTTATATGTATATCTCATTGTCTCTATTGGACATTTCCTTACAGAAGAGGATCTTGAAACTGAATCAAGTGGGATACATAAATATCTTAATACAAAGACTAATCAAGTTAATAATTTACACTTGCTGATAACAAGAAAGAGCAAGAAAACCTCAACTATGTCACAGAACAAAAACTTGACCTCTATGAACCCTAGACCTAACCCTCTGCAACACACCCTCAATTGCAATGTCGAAAGCATCTTTCTTGGTTCTTAATCCCATTGAACTTCCATGCTTCCTGTACATGATTCTTGGTATCAAACCCAACACCTTCTCCCTCATTCTCCTAACCTTAGCTCTTGGTATATTCCTAAGCACATCCAGAATCCTTGTGTCTTTGAACACCACGTCCTCCTTCGGTATATACACCGAAAACTCGGGGTACTGATCCTCCGGCAAGTGCCACCCGTACTGCGTTCTGGCTGACATTTCCTCAAAGAACACGGGGATGCAGCCGGCGAGAATGCTGTCGAATATGGACCGTCTTGTCGGGGTGTCTCCCGGGGGCTGCAAGCAAAAGCTAGCCTGCAGCATTGGCTTCATGAACCTAATAGGGTCATGCTCACAAATCCCATTAGAGCAATCCACAATGTCACACAGCTTCAAATACCCGTGGACATTGTGGGTCACATTTCTGGTGCTATTCACACACTCATTCCGAATGCTCCGCCGAATGTTGGGGTTGCCCGTGGCGACGCCTCCGCCGCCGGCAAAGAGCATCAAGCAAGTGCGCTTTGACCTTCTTGCCCTCTGTATCCAGCTCTGGAGTAACGACAGATTGGGCGGGTGAAACGACGTGGGATAAGGAACGGCCTGCTCCTGCCAAGGCCAGGCGCGTGACTCAACCGTCAAAGCCGTGACGTTGAAGAAGTGGGGGAGTTCCAGAAGCGACGTGCCCCACGTGGGCGGGTCAGAATCCAACGGCTGAGAGAAGTCCCAGGCGGGTCGGGCCAGGACCATGAAATGGTCGTGCCCCGAGTTCCGATCCCACACCTCCGGCATGTCGTCCTGCAGAAACCGGAAAAGCTCAAGACCCTGATCGGCGCTGGAGTTGACTTCGGGGCCGTAGAGGTACTTCATGGCGTCGAGCCCCGTGTAGTAAGGAAGATAAACGGCGTCAGCCTGGACGGGATCTGACGTCAGACAGGGATATTCGAGCATGCGGCGGTGGAAGATGAGCTCCATGATTAAGGAGTCGGTGCGGTACCAGCTCTGGGAGAGGTTGTGGGTCTTGTGGCCGAGGCCATGGTTGGGCAGGAAGGGGCACAGGTCGCCGAACAAAGGGTAGCCGGAGCAGGTGGAGAGGAGATCCAGGTTGAAAATGGACGGGAGCCGCCGGATGTGGATCCAGCGGTCGTCGCATTCCGTTGGATTTGTATCGGCTTGATCGATTACAGGATCGGAAGTGACCAACGCCAAGAAGAAGAAGAAGAAGGGGATTAGCAAAGCGGATGCCATAATTGAAAGCGAGAGAATTGGGGGGGGTTTTGAATTCACTCCTCCATGACGGTGAGAGTGAATTGTGAAAGTTCAACGTCCTCTCACTTCCACCATTAACGAAACGGAGGAGTTGATTTAAAGGTTTTCCTCTCTCTTTTTTTAACTGCGTGGTGTTGTTGGGCGGTTTGACCCGTCAATGTCGGTGGTTTTTTACCCTTTTTTGGCGCCTTTTCTTTTCTCTTTTTTTACTGATGAGGTTGGTTTGATTAGCAAGAATGGGAGAAATCCCTCTAGGTGGATCCTAAATAAGGGCTTTCCTTCATTACTTGGGCCTGCCTATGTACCCAAAGACAAAATGGTCTAAAAACCCAATCTTCCCATTGTATATAAACCGCAGGAATGGCCCTTTAAATCCTTTCATTTCCCTCCAGCTCGATCTCTCCCAAAAACACCAAGAAGAAGATAGAAGAAAGGAGCAAGAATCGTCCAAGATCGATCGATGCTGAAAGCCGTAGGATTGTTCGGCGGCCGGAACAAGAAGAGCCCGCCGCTCTTCAAGGACTACTACGCCGAGTGGATCACGACCCTGAAGAGCACCCTCCTCCCCTCCCTCCACCAATCCCTCTCCGACACGTCACCCTCCTCCCTCCCCCGCCTCTCCCTCCACGTCGACGCCCTCCACCGCCACTTCCAGTCCTACTACGACTCCCTCGACGCCGCCGCCCAAAACGACGTCGCTCAGATCCTCTTCCCCGACTGGCGCAACCCTCTCGAGAAGCCCTTCCTCTGGCTCGCCGACCTCCACCCCTACCTCTTCACCAACCTCCTCCGCTCCTTCCTCGACCAAGACTCCGACGACGACGACGACGACAGCCTCGTCGTCCAATTCGGCGACCGCCCCTGGCACGTCGCCACCGCCTGGCGCAGCCCTTCCAATTCTCTCGCGCAGAAGGTCGAACAGGTGGAGTGCGGCCTCAGGCTCATGGTGCCAGCGCTGGCGGCGCGTGCCAGGGACGCGCAGGCCGCCTTCGTGGAGCGCGTGGCCAAGAATTGGGGGCCCTTCGACGGCGGGAAGAAGGAGACGGCGAAGGCGGTGATGGCGGAGGCGATGGAGGCGGAGATGGAGGAGATGGTGAGCGTTGTGCTGGATGCGAATAGGCTGAGGAGGAGTGTTCTTGCCGAGATCATCGGGGCCACCAGTGTTTACCAGGCCGCTCTGTTTCTTGAAGGCCTGGCCCAGTTTCTTGTTGGGTTCAGAAACCCGGAGTTGCTGGCCCAGTTTGATCAGTGCAAGACTCCTCTCACTAAGCAATGCCGCTTGGCAGTTTGATTCAGA encodes the following:
- the LOC101308289 gene encoding uncharacterized protein LOC101308289 encodes the protein MLKAVGLFGGRNKKSPPLFKDYYAEWITTLKSTLLPSLHQSLSDTSPSSLPRLSLHVDALHRHFQSYYDSLDAAAQNDVAQILFPDWRNPLEKPFLWLADLHPYLFTNLLRSFLDQDSDDDDDDSLVVQFGDRPWHVATAWRSPSNSLAQKVEQVECGLRLMVPALAARARDAQAAFVERVAKNWGPFDGGKKETAKAVMAEAMEAEMEEMVSVVLDANRLRRSVLAEIIGATSVYQAALFLEGLAQFLVGFRNPELLAQFDQCKTPLTKQCRLAV
- the LOC101314370 gene encoding 3-oxoacyl-[acyl-carrier-protein] synthase III, chloroplastic-like, producing MANASGFFTTPSVPSLRRKVQPSLAIFGSGFRSPEGFSRRVVFCSSVEKQAGASSSTESRAPRLVSKGCKLVGCGSAVPSLNISNDELSKIVDTNDEWISVRTGIRNRRVISGKESLTLLAAEAAKKALEMAQVDADDVDLILMCTSTPDDLFGGAPQVQKALGCKKNPLSYDITAACSGFVLGLVSAACHIRGGGFKNVLVIGADALSRFVDWSDRGTCILFGDAAGAVLVQASDIEEDFLLGFDVHSDGDGSRHLNATFKGNETDSELGSNGSVLDFPPRRSSYSCVQMNGKEVFRFACRSVPQSIENSLANAGIPASSIDWLLLHQANQRILDAVSSRLDIPSEQVISNLANYGNTSAASIPLALDESVRSGKVKPGHTIAAAGFGAGLTWGSAILRWG